One segment of uncultured Tolumonas sp. DNA contains the following:
- a CDS encoding 6-hydroxymethylpterin diphosphokinase MptE-like protein codes for MTKLNDVIAQTENRLEQINEQLKQNIAMQDILPLRFERNIAFMEQYLPNIAAEYKNYQPKKSFEFFCTDNGEPNLRWLNNAEHFYGESPFNECHEQLDQVLSSASLLRFNMNVEDDYFNQQHIQYMNRLVSENQKIKAEYPLAEQVPESIPLCLMFGVGLGYQLGYLYEKCTPANIFIFEPDADLFYASLFTFEWSDLLNYILSKNLGVHFFIGQKADEVILDLRAVVTVKAPFICATTFGFVHYYSEELIKLQKKVASEFYLLSMGWGFFDDNLFSLSHSLHNLENGVSFLKKNKQLPVLLKNIPVFIVANGPSLDSAIDFIIRNHKKILIVACGTAVTALYRAGIKPDIYIAVERVTVVPDSLREINATDFLKDILLIGPDILHPDCQQFFDKSIYALKADEPMFSLLFANTNITDEVKKIAFINPLVGNAGVSIPLHLGFERLYFAGLDNGFKSKDHHHSKYSLYYDESGETKQQFKFMALAQGSHILPGNFGGEVISNSLFSASVMMLDVAVSHFPQARCFNCSDGAAIKGANPLNIQDIDLTDEPELDKKEIIRVLVDEMSAPVAVSRAEIQKYMDNEFFDYFINKIKDEWSALPPERLLVVQIMQTQMDYLAQIALSRQRHISNVLFGTFSSVFTLITHTLYAIEDETTAITAVSRLRPIVIEFMDTIQALYHRGLDMIQGKHF; via the coding sequence ATGACTAAATTAAATGATGTTATTGCTCAGACTGAAAATAGATTAGAGCAAATAAATGAACAGTTAAAACAAAATATTGCTATGCAGGATATATTGCCATTGCGGTTTGAGAGAAATATTGCTTTTATGGAGCAATATTTGCCTAATATCGCCGCCGAATATAAAAACTATCAGCCTAAAAAATCATTTGAATTTTTTTGTACTGACAATGGTGAGCCTAATCTCAGATGGTTAAATAATGCAGAGCATTTTTATGGAGAGAGTCCATTTAATGAATGTCATGAGCAGCTTGATCAAGTTTTGAGTAGTGCAAGTCTATTGCGTTTCAATATGAATGTGGAGGATGATTACTTTAATCAACAACATATTCAATATATGAACAGATTAGTATCTGAGAATCAAAAAATAAAAGCTGAATATCCATTGGCTGAACAGGTTCCTGAATCAATACCTCTGTGTTTAATGTTCGGTGTTGGTTTAGGTTACCAACTGGGGTATTTATATGAAAAATGCACACCTGCAAACATCTTTATTTTTGAACCAGATGCAGATTTATTTTATGCGTCACTATTTACTTTTGAATGGTCAGATCTTCTTAATTACATTTTGAGTAAAAACTTAGGCGTGCATTTTTTCATCGGGCAAAAAGCAGATGAAGTTATTTTAGATTTACGTGCAGTAGTTACAGTAAAAGCCCCTTTTATTTGTGCAACGACATTTGGCTTTGTTCATTATTATTCAGAAGAATTGATAAAACTGCAAAAAAAAGTTGCTAGTGAGTTTTATCTGTTGAGTATGGGGTGGGGCTTCTTCGATGATAATCTCTTTTCGCTTTCTCACAGTCTGCATAACTTAGAAAATGGTGTCTCTTTTCTAAAGAAAAATAAACAATTACCAGTGCTGTTGAAAAACATTCCTGTTTTTATTGTTGCTAATGGTCCGTCGCTGGATTCTGCAATTGATTTTATTATTAGAAATCATAAAAAAATCCTGATTGTTGCTTGTGGTACTGCCGTCACTGCACTTTATCGAGCTGGTATAAAACCAGATATCTATATTGCAGTTGAACGAGTGACTGTTGTTCCTGATTCTTTACGAGAGATTAATGCTACTGATTTTCTTAAAGATATCTTGTTGATTGGCCCAGATATATTACATCCTGATTGTCAGCAGTTTTTTGATAAGTCGATTTATGCACTGAAAGCGGATGAGCCGATGTTTTCTTTGCTATTTGCCAATACTAATATTACCGATGAAGTTAAAAAGATTGCTTTCATTAACCCCCTTGTTGGTAATGCGGGGGTTAGTATTCCGCTGCATTTAGGTTTTGAACGGCTTTATTTTGCTGGTTTAGATAATGGTTTTAAATCAAAAGATCATCATCATTCAAAATACAGTTTGTATTATGATGAATCAGGTGAGACTAAGCAGCAGTTTAAGTTTATGGCTTTAGCGCAGGGAAGTCATATTCTTCCTGGTAATTTTGGCGGCGAGGTCATATCTAACTCTCTTTTTTCTGCCTCTGTCATGATGTTGGACGTTGCTGTTAGTCATTTTCCCCAGGCCAGATGCTTTAATTGCAGTGACGGAGCGGCTATCAAGGGGGCAAACCCGTTAAATATTCAGGATATCGATTTAACGGATGAGCCTGAACTGGATAAAAAAGAGATCATCCGGGTTTTAGTGGATGAAATGTCTGCCCCTGTTGCTGTCAGTCGGGCAGAAATACAAAAATATATGGATAATGAGTTTTTCGACTACTTTATCAATAAAATTAAAGATGAGTGGTCAGCTTTACCACCAGAGAGATTATTGGTTGTTCAAATAATGCAAACGCAAATGGATTATCTTGCACAAATAGCGCTGAGTCGTCAGCGGCATATTTCGAATGTGTTATTTGGTACCTTTAGTTCGGTATTTACATTAATTACGCATACACTATATGCAATCGAAGATGAAACCACAGCAATCACTGCGGTGAGTCGATTGCGGCCTATTGTGATTGAATTTATGGATACCATCCAAGCACTGTATCACCGCGGTTTAGATATGATCCAGGGTAAGCATTTCTGA
- a CDS encoding AAC(3) family N-acetyltransferase, whose translation MLAEQWRSVGIEQGDTVLIHANSIRAMVALRRAGVSATPENILASFIDAVGDTGTLLFPLFNFGFSSGQPFDLRTTPSQMGALSEAARLHPVAIRTAHPIYSFAVIGPQKERFAQCENISGYAADSPFGLLKELGGKIALLDVNDQGAMTYYHHIEEIMRVDYRYFKFFTGNYTDASGHTSSREYSLYVRDIDRGVVTDVVNAGELLWQQGLYHGDRPNQKTGLRWIYATEMFNAISTLIKQNKAEGMLYRIEKND comes from the coding sequence GTGTTAGCTGAACAATGGCGATCAGTCGGTATCGAGCAAGGTGATACCGTATTGATTCACGCAAATAGTATCCGGGCAATGGTGGCGCTCAGACGCGCGGGTGTTTCGGCCACTCCTGAGAATATATTGGCTTCATTTATTGATGCTGTTGGTGATACCGGCACCCTGCTGTTTCCATTGTTTAACTTCGGTTTTTCATCGGGGCAACCGTTTGATCTCAGAACAACACCTTCGCAGATGGGAGCCTTATCGGAAGCTGCGCGTTTGCACCCAGTAGCGATCAGAACGGCTCATCCGATCTATTCTTTTGCGGTAATCGGGCCACAAAAAGAGCGGTTTGCTCAGTGCGAAAATATCAGTGGTTATGCGGCCGATTCGCCTTTTGGTTTATTGAAAGAATTAGGCGGAAAAATTGCGTTGCTTGATGTGAATGATCAAGGTGCTATGACCTATTACCATCATATTGAAGAGATAATGCGAGTGGATTACCGCTATTTTAAATTCTTCACCGGTAATTATACCGATGCTTCTGGTCATACATCGAGTCGAGAATATTCACTTTATGTTCGTGATATTGATCGAGGGGTTGTCACTGATGTCGTTAATGCGGGGGAGTTATTGTGGCAGCAAGGCTTGTATCATGGCGATCGCCCCAATCAGAAAACTGGGTTACGCTGGATATATGCAACCGAAATGTTTAATGCAATAAGCACACTAATAAAACAAAATAAGGCAGAAGGCATGCTTTATAGAATCGAAAAAAATGATTGA
- a CDS encoding DUF4910 domain-containing protein: MIEHNELGTKMYTLAERLWPICRSITGAGVRETLKILQTELPELHICDVPSGTSVFDWTIPQEWIIRDAYIEDPNGRRIVDFKTNNLHIVGYSIPTNCVLSLEELQPYLYSLPEQPDAIPYVTSYYSPRWGFCLSHAQRESLLPGQYKVFIDSELFAGSLNYGECYLPGESEEEILLSTYICHPSMANNELSGPVVTTYLANWLKSAPRKYSYRIVFIPETIGSITYLSFHHQIMKQRTIAGFVVTCVGDDRTYSFMPTRQGDRLVDRVARHVLKFIAPTFKQYSFLDRGSDERQYCSPLINLPVASIMRSKYGCYPEYHTSLDNMSLISVEGLQGGFNALQQALLVLERDRYPQVTLCCEPQLGKRGLYPTISTRDSTWATRKMMNLLAYADGSMSLLGMAEFFNVSFFELDKLCQQLEEEGLVATSPHAVS, translated from the coding sequence ATGATTGAGCACAACGAGTTGGGTACAAAAATGTATACGCTGGCAGAACGTTTATGGCCAATTTGCCGCAGTATTACGGGGGCGGGCGTCAGAGAAACCCTTAAGATCTTACAAACGGAATTACCTGAATTACACATTTGTGATGTGCCATCGGGAACATCAGTATTTGATTGGACCATTCCTCAAGAATGGATCATCCGAGATGCTTATATTGAAGACCCGAATGGGCGGCGTATCGTTGATTTCAAAACTAATAATTTACATATTGTCGGTTACTCAATTCCTACTAATTGCGTTTTATCCTTAGAAGAATTACAGCCTTATCTTTATTCGTTACCAGAGCAGCCTGATGCAATCCCTTATGTCACGTCATATTACTCTCCTCGGTGGGGGTTTTGTCTTTCACATGCGCAGCGTGAATCATTATTACCGGGGCAATATAAGGTTTTTATCGATAGTGAATTATTCGCTGGCAGTTTGAACTATGGCGAATGTTATTTGCCGGGGGAATCAGAAGAAGAAATATTACTTTCTACCTATATTTGTCATCCCTCGATGGCTAATAATGAGTTATCCGGTCCGGTGGTTACAACTTATCTGGCGAACTGGCTGAAATCTGCACCCCGTAAATATAGTTATCGGATTGTTTTTATACCTGAAACAATCGGATCTATTACTTACCTTTCATTTCATCATCAAATCATGAAACAGCGCACTATTGCTGGTTTTGTGGTGACTTGTGTGGGCGATGACAGAACTTATTCTTTTATGCCAACACGGCAAGGTGATCGCTTGGTTGATCGGGTGGCCCGTCATGTCCTTAAATTTATTGCACCGACATTTAAGCAATATTCATTTTTAGATCGGGGTAGTGATGAACGGCAATATTGTAGTCCACTGATTAACTTACCTGTTGCGTCTATCATGCGCAGTAAATATGGCTGTTATCCGGAATATCATACGTCGCTTGATAATATGTCGCTTATCTCTGTGGAAGGGTTACAAGGCGGTTTCAATGCTTTACAACAAGCATTATTAGTATTAGAGCGGGATCGCTATCCACAGGTGACATTATGTTGTGAACCGCAATTGGGGAAACGCGGGTTATATCCAACTATCAGCACGCGTGACAGTACCTGGGCTACGCGAAAAATGATGAATTTGTTAGCTTATGCAGATGGTTCTATGAGTTTGCTGGGCATGGCTGAGTTTTTTAATGTGTCATTTTTTGAACTGGATAAGTTGTGCCAGCAATTAGAAGAAGAGGGGTTAGTCGCCACCTCTCCCCATGCTGTGAGCTAA
- the fliS gene encoding flagellar export chaperone FliS yields the protein MYNKNLKAYKSNGVQADLSVADPHRVIQLMMQGLLERLAQAKGAIDRRDFEAKSQLISKAMALVNGLQDSLDFSQGQIAHDLASLYIYMNERLMDASRNMDKAAIDEVANLVITIKSAWDQISDEDKQTAYEKKLNRE from the coding sequence ATGTACAATAAAAATTTAAAAGCCTATAAATCAAACGGCGTGCAGGCTGATTTATCTGTTGCTGATCCTCACCGTGTAATTCAGTTAATGATGCAGGGATTATTGGAACGCCTTGCGCAGGCTAAAGGTGCAATTGATCGTCGTGATTTTGAGGCAAAATCACAACTTATTTCAAAAGCTATGGCATTAGTTAATGGGCTACAGGATTCGTTGGATTTCTCTCAAGGTCAAATAGCCCATGATCTTGCATCTTTATATATTTATATGAATGAACGGCTCATGGATGCAAGTCGTAATATGGATAAAGCGGCAATTGACGAAGTAGCTAATCTTGTCATTACTATAAAGTCAGCTTGGGATCAGATCTCTGATGAAGATAAGCAAACAGCTTATGAAAAAAAGCTCAACAGGGAATAA